AAGACGCTCACATCCCTTCTGGCGGCTCGCGCCTTGCTGCGTGTAGTGCCTCTGCGCCTGATGGTGATCGCTCCTGTGGGACTTCACCCGCACTGGCAGCGTGAAGCGAAGTCTCTTGATCTCGAGTGCACACTGCACAGCTGGGCCCGCTTACCGGGTGACCTTCCGGAAGCGGGAACACTTCTGGTGGTTGATGAAGCCCATTACGCCCAGTCACTTCAGGCTCAGCGGACCCAGGCCCTGTTGCGCTTGGCCCGCCATCCGCGGCTGCGGGCGGTCTGGATGCTCACGGGCACACCCGTCCGCAATGGTCGACCGATTCAGTTTTTTCCGCTGCTGGCTGCCATGGATCATCCACTGGCTCGCGATCAGCGTTCATTTGAGGAGATTTTTTGCCAGGGACACTGGAGTGAACAGGGTGGTCGGCGCCGTTGGCGTGCTGATGGTGCAAGTCGTCTGGAGGAGTTGCGGCGCCTCACCAGACCATTGATTCTGCATCGACGCAAGCAGCAGGTGCTGGGTCTTCCGGCCAAGCAGCGTCGCTGCCATGGCGTTTCACTGGCTGCTGATCAGGCGCTTGGATTCGATCACCGCCTGCGTCTTGTGGTGGAGGACTATCGCCGCCGTGTGCAGATCGGTGAAGTGCGTTCGGATGCTGAATCACTTGCCGTGCTCACCTCCCTGCGCATGATTGCGGCGGAATTTAAGCTTCCAGCTGCTCAGGCGCTGGTGGAGCAGTTGCGTGCTGATGGTCAGGCGATCGTGCTGTTCAGCTCCTTCGTGTCACCGCTTCAGCTCCTGCAGCAGCGGCTGGGTGGTGAACTGTTAACCGGTCGGCAAAAACCGGAACAGCGACAGGCTGCTGTGGATCATTTTCAGGCTGGTGGAACGGATCTGCTTTTGGCGACCTACGGCTGCGGAGGGTTGGGATTCACACTGCATCGGGCACGTCAGGTCGTGCTTCTGGAGAGGCCCTGGACCCCGGGCGATGTTGACCAGGCGGAGGATCGTTGCCACCGCATCGGCATGGATGGCGGGCTGACCAGCCATTGGCTTCAGCTTGGTCTGGCCGATCAGCTTGTGGATGGTCTTGTGGCCAGCAAGGCTGACAAGATCGAGTTGCTGCTGGGCCCACGTCGTATCAGCGTGGATCGTCAGCCGTTACCAGCCATGGTGTCCCGTTGTTTGCAGGATTGCTGACGCACGTCCAGCTCGTGCTCGAGCAGAGGATCTCTGGATTTGTTCTGGTCTTTGAGCAGGGATAAGGCCTGGCTCACATCAGCGCAGGCCTCTTCATCACGCCCCATCAGTGTCTGGATCAGTGACCTGTCGGTCAGCGGCACTGGATTGCCAGGGTGACTCACCACAACCGCATTGCAATGATCAAGGGCTTTGTCCAGTCGCTGCAAATTGAGATCTTCAAGGCAGCTGGATGCTTTCACCTGGGCATCGGCTGAAACAGCTTGGGGACTCTTGGCGTTCCTGCAGGCCTGGATCGTGAGTAGCAGAGCGCCGATCAGGAGAAGCGAATGCGGCCATCTGGACCTCCAATCGGCTCGCGCAGGCCTAAGCAATGTCAACGGTTTCAGTAGCTGTATCGATCATCAGCATCCCAGTCTGTTGAAGTTGCACCGTTGGAGCTGCTGTTCGTGATTGAGCTGGCACTGCTGGCGCTTGAAGACTTCTTGGAGCTTTTGCGTCCAAACAGATCCCCCAGATATCGACCGCAATCCGGATAGCTGCCGGGTTCCTCAACCACTGTTTCGGTGATCATCACAGCCGCATGCTCTGGAGATGTCTTGAACACGCCACTGCTCTGACGTTTGATCAGGGCATAGGAGGCTTTGAAGCTCACAGAGTGATCATTGCCGTTGCTGCGCATGTAGCAATACACCTGAGCGCCCTTTTTGGAGTCGGCGCTCGCAGCCTCAACAGGTGCAGCTGCGAGCAGCATCCCAGCCAGTGGCAGCAGGACGGCGAGGCGGGTGCGGAGGCTGGCCATCGATGGACAGAAAAGGCGATCTGCGTCAACGTATCGGCTTGTGTTTGGCTGTCCAGAGGGGAATCAGGAATTGCCAAGCCCGAGAGGTGTGAGCAGTTTCACCACCAGTGGCAGAACCAGAAGCACGGTGATCAGTCGCACTGCATGCAGTGCCGCAACAGCGGCGCCGACGCCGTAATCCTCTCCGACAAGGCTCATGCCGCTGATTCCACCGGGCGCTGCTCCCAGCAGGGTGATCAGAGGATCAACGCCAAGCAGACGACTGGCCCATAGACCAACCACCAGACCTGTCATCACCAGCGTGAGCGTGATCAGCACCGCTGGCTTCCAGAGATTTTGCAGCTGCTCGAGAGATGTTTGCGTCAGTCCGGTGCCGATCACCGTTCCGATTCCTATCTGAAGAGCAGTGCGCGTACCGGGCGGCCATTCGGCAAGCTCAAGACGCCCGCTCATGCTCACCACCGCAGCACCGATCAGTGCGCCCGCAAGCGGTGCAGCTGGAATCCCAGTTTTCAGAGCGAGTAGTCCCATTCCAGTTCCGGCCAGGGCATACACCAGCAGGATCATCAGAGAAGGCATGGCAGCCGCAGGCAGCAGATCTCTCAGTTTGAGGCCAGAGCGGGATCGCTTCGATTGACAGCTCTTGAGACTTGGTCACCCATGTGTTGTCATCAGGCCAGCACTCGCCCGTCTTCGGATGACTCAGTCCGTATCCTTCCGCATCACTCGTACGGCGGAAGATGTCGCCCAGATGCTCAACGCCCTGTCGCAGCGTCTGGTCAAGCTTGAACAGCGCCTGGAGAGCCTGGAGCTGCAAGTGCGTCAGCAGCGCAGTGAGGCCGAAACCATGCCGGCTGAACAACGGCAGCGTCTGGATGACGTGGATCAACTGCTGCTCGATTGCCAGGAGTTGTTGAACAGCACTGAGCTTTGTTCGGATGCGGTTTCCAATTCAGCTGAAATGTTGTCTCAGCCTTCAATGAGTGAGTCTGAACACGAGGCTGCGGCCGCATAAGGCTGGTCGGAGGTGGCAAAATAAAAAGAAAGTCGACCATGGCAGCCACCACTTTCTCAACCTCTGGTCCTCGCAAGACCGGCAAGAGCCGTTGTTCCCTTGCTCCAGGCTCATCGGGATTGTCGTCAGCCGGCTCCAGCGGCTTCTTCGAGGGTGGTCATCAGCTTGAAAAGCTTGAATTCGCCTTGGCCGTAGCCATCACCCGCGGCGATCAATCCAAGTCTGATCAGTTGCGTGCTCAGATTGCTGACCTGGGCGGCAATATCGAAGAACCAGGCACCTGAGGTGTCATTTGATCGCTGAATGGAGCGCTGTTGAAATGCATGCTTGAGGTCTCATAATTCTTATGTGAGCTTTTTTATGGATTGATATTTTCCGCGGTCATTTGTTAATATCAATGCAATGGTTTATTTGTTGCTGTGACGGCGTTGTTGAAATCTCCTGTACCTTTTCAATCCGTGGAGCCTGACCGAGAGCAACTGCTCAGTCGCGCAAGACAATGGTTTGAACAAGCTCGCGCCCAGGCAAGTGAAGGAAACACCGCTGGATCAGCTCAACTGATCTTGAAGGCTCTCAATCACGAACGCAGGGCTGGGAGTGTTGGGCCCCAGGTGGTTCAACTGATTAAACCCAGGGCTTCAACGTCAAGCTGGGGTAATCGAAGTTGATCATCTACTGATCATTGTTGATCAATCAATTCAAGCGGGTGACCGGATTTGAACCGGCGACGTTCAGCTTGGGAAGCTGACATTCTACCACTGAATTACACCCGCATATTAATAATGTTATCCTAACTCTACGGTTTTCCGGAA
Above is a window of Synechococcus sp. BIOS-E4-1 DNA encoding:
- a CDS encoding DUF6554 family protein; the protein is MASLRTRLAVLLPLAGMLLAAAPVEAASADSKKGAQVYCYMRSNGNDHSVSFKASYALIKRQSSGVFKTSPEHAAVMITETVVEEPGSYPDCGRYLGDLFGRKSSKKSSSASSASSITNSSSNGATSTDWDADDRYSY
- a CDS encoding DEAD/DEAH box helicase, with translation MGRIRPRGLWKGSKHGWEFPLAAAECLLDRLGSRFRVEEELVRWLDWHRHPLPPLPHHRELMASADLDRPLADGRTPLPHQRSGARWLLARRGALLADEMGLGKTLTSLLAARALLRVVPLRLMVIAPVGLHPHWQREAKSLDLECTLHSWARLPGDLPEAGTLLVVDEAHYAQSLQAQRTQALLRLARHPRLRAVWMLTGTPVRNGRPIQFFPLLAAMDHPLARDQRSFEEIFCQGHWSEQGGRRRWRADGASRLEELRRLTRPLILHRRKQQVLGLPAKQRRCHGVSLAADQALGFDHRLRLVVEDYRRRVQIGEVRSDAESLAVLTSLRMIAAEFKLPAAQALVEQLRADGQAIVLFSSFVSPLQLLQQRLGGELLTGRQKPEQRQAAVDHFQAGGTDLLLATYGCGGLGFTLHRARQVVLLERPWTPGDVDQAEDRCHRIGMDGGLTSHWLQLGLADQLVDGLVASKADKIELLLGPRRISVDRQPLPAMVSRCLQDC
- a CDS encoding chemotaxis protein translates to MTQSVSFRITRTAEDVAQMLNALSQRLVKLEQRLESLELQVRQQRSEAETMPAEQRQRLDDVDQLLLDCQELLNSTELCSDAVSNSAEMLSQPSMSESEHEAAAA
- a CDS encoding AbrB family transcriptional regulator — its product is MPSLMILLVYALAGTGMGLLALKTGIPAAPLAGALIGAAVVSMSGRLELAEWPPGTRTALQIGIGTVIGTGLTQTSLEQLQNLWKPAVLITLTLVMTGLVVGLWASRLLGVDPLITLLGAAPGGISGMSLVGEDYGVGAAVAALHAVRLITVLLVLPLVVKLLTPLGLGNS